From Bacillus sp. FSL K6-3431, the proteins below share one genomic window:
- a CDS encoding ABC transporter substrate-binding protein codes for MRKVFSLVMILGLTLFLVACGGKESASEDKLVIYSPNSEDIVNTIIPMFEKETGIKVELISAGTGELIKRISSETENPYADVMFGGSKAQALGYPELFERYVSKNNDDMLDDHKNTEGFLTPYIADGSVILVNTDLIGDIKVEGYEDLLNPELKGKIASADPASSSSAFAQLTNMLLAMGGDYTADKGWDYVTALIKNLDGKVTSGSGAVHKGVADGEYVVGLTYEDPSASYVRDGAPVKIVYPKEGSVFLDAGVEIVKGAKNLDNAKKFVDFIISKDAQDAFGTKLTNRPLRKDVKLGEHMTPLEDINIILEDEDYVKDNRDQLVEQYIDVFTSAQ; via the coding sequence ATGAGAAAAGTATTTAGTTTAGTAATGATATTAGGTCTAACCTTATTCTTAGTAGCTTGTGGAGGTAAAGAAAGTGCTAGTGAAGACAAGTTAGTTATTTATTCTCCTAACAGTGAGGATATCGTAAATACGATTATTCCAATGTTTGAGAAAGAAACAGGAATCAAAGTAGAACTTATTTCTGCAGGTACAGGGGAATTGATTAAACGAATCTCCTCAGAGACGGAAAATCCATATGCAGATGTCATGTTTGGTGGTAGTAAAGCACAGGCTTTAGGTTATCCGGAATTATTTGAAAGGTATGTATCAAAAAACAATGATGATATGCTAGACGATCACAAAAATACCGAAGGATTTTTAACACCATATATTGCGGATGGCAGTGTGATTTTGGTAAACACAGATTTAATTGGAGATATAAAAGTTGAAGGATATGAGGATTTATTAAATCCAGAACTTAAAGGTAAAATTGCTTCTGCGGATCCAGCAAGCTCTAGCTCCGCTTTTGCACAATTAACGAATATGCTATTGGCAATGGGTGGCGACTATACAGCCGATAAAGGCTGGGATTATGTAACAGCACTTATAAAAAATTTAGATGGTAAAGTTACAAGTGGTTCAGGTGCTGTTCATAAAGGTGTGGCAGATGGTGAATATGTTGTTGGTTTAACGTATGAAGATCCGTCAGCAAGCTATGTGAGAGATGGAGCTCCAGTTAAAATTGTCTATCCAAAAGAGGGTTCTGTATTTTTAGATGCGGGAGTAGAAATTGTCAAAGGTGCTAAAAATCTGGATAATGCAAAAAAGTTTGTTGACTTTATTATCTCTAAGGATGCACAAGATGCTTTCGGAACGAAGCTTACAAATAGACCTTTAAGAAAAGATGTAAAACTTGGCGAACATATGACTCCGCTTGAAGATATTAATATTATCTTAGAAGATGAGGATTATGTAAAAGACAACAGAGATCAACTTGTTGAACAATACATTGATGTTTTTACAAGTGCACAATAA
- a CDS encoding nitroreductase family protein codes for MEEIVDAAYNAPSGNNLLSREFIIVENSEMLNHLGKTTPFMKWMSTAQAAIVITGRPDISKYWLQDASIASGFIWLAATDLGVGLGFGAIYHSEDEKESCIRETYAREALNIPPDRRIVAILGLGFPAENPKEKKMLNRKDTVFYESFSAEG; via the coding sequence TTGGAAGAAATTGTTGATGCTGCATACAACGCACCTTCCGGGAATAATTTACTTTCTCGAGAATTTATTATTGTCGAAAACAGTGAAATGCTAAATCATTTGGGAAAAACGACGCCATTTATGAAATGGATGTCCACCGCACAAGCGGCAATAGTTATTACTGGTCGGCCAGATATTAGTAAATACTGGCTTCAAGATGCATCTATTGCTTCAGGCTTTATTTGGCTGGCTGCAACAGATCTGGGTGTTGGTCTTGGATTTGGTGCCATATATCATTCAGAAGATGAGAAAGAATCATGCATTCGTGAGACATATGCACGGGAAGCACTTAACATTCCGCCAGACAGACGAATTGTTGCTATATTAGGTCTAGGTTTTCCTGCAGAGAATCCTAAAGAGAAAAAAATGCTAAATAGAAAAGATACAGTGTTTTACGAGTCATTTTCTGCAGAGGGTTAA